Within Xanthomonas oryzae pv. oryzae, the genomic segment GCGCGACGCGGTAGTCACACTCGGCGGCAACGCCGACCAGATCAACCCGCAGATTCCTTCCGAACTGGTCATCGACCATTCGGTGCAGGTGGACGTGTTCGGCAAGCCCGACGCGCTCGACCTCAACGGCAAGATCGAATTTCAGCGCAATCAGGAACGCTACGGCTTTCTGCGCTGGGGCCAGAAGGCGTTCGAGAACTTCAAGGTGGTGCCGCCCAACACCGGCATCGTGCATCAGGTGAACCTGGAAAACCTGGCGCGCGTGGTGATGAGCGCGGACAAGGACGGCACCTTGCTCGCCTACCCCGACACCGTGTTCGGCACCGACAGCCACACCACCATGATCAATGGCATCGGCGTGCTGGGTTGGGGCGTGGGCGGCATCGAGGCCGAGGCCGCGATGCTGGGCCAGCCCTCCTCGATGCTGATTCCGCAGGTGGTCGGCTTCAAGCTCAGCGGCAAGCTACCCGAAGGCGCCACCGCCACCGATCTGGTGCTCACCGTCACCCAGATGCTGCGCAAGGCCGGCGTGGTCGGCAAGTTCGTCGAGTTCCATGGCGACGGCCTACAGCACCTGCCGCTGGCCGACCGCGCCACCATCGGCAATATGGCTCCCGAATACGGCGCCACCTGCGGCATCTTCCCAGTCGACGCAGAATCGCTGACCTACCTGCGCCTGTCCGGCCGCAGCGAGGAGCAGATTGCGCTGGTCGAGGCCTATGCCAAGGCGCAAGGCCTGTGGCACGACGCCAACACCCCGCCGGCGCAGTACAGCGCCACGCTGGAACTGGACATGGCCGAGGTCAAGCCGTCGCTGGCCGGCCCCAAGCGCCCGCAGGACCGCGTGCTGCTGGAAGACATGCAGTCCAACTACCGCGAAAGCCTCAAGCCGTTTGCCGACGCACGCAGCAAGAAGCTCACCGACCTCACGCAGGAAGACCGCCTGAAGAACGAAGGCGGCGGCGGCACTACGGTGGGCGCCAAGGCGTCCCAGGCAGAAAGCGCCAGTGCCAGCGGCGCCGGTTGGCAGCTGCGCGATGGCTCGGTGGTCATCGCCGCAATCACGTCGTGCACCAACACCTCCAACCCGGCAGTGATGTTGGGTGCCGGCCTGCTTGCGCGTCATGCGGCAGCCAAGGGTCTGAAAGCGCAGCCATGGGTGAAGACCTCGCTCGGGCCGGGCTCGCGCGTGGTCACCGATTACCTGAGCAAGGCCGGCGTGCTCGCCGACCTGGAAAAACTGGGTTTCTACGTGGTCGGCTACGGCTGCACCACCTGCATCGGCAACTCCGGCCCGCTGCCGGACGACGTGTCTGCGGCGATTGCCAAGGACGATCTGGTGGTGACCTCGGTGCTGTCGGGCAACCGCAACTTCGAAGGCCGCGTACATCCCGAAGTCAAAATGAATTACCTGGCCTCGCCGCCGCTGGTGGTGGCCTACGCCATCGCCGGCACCACCGATATCGACCTCACCACCGAGCCGCTGGGCACCGGTAGCGACGGGCAGCCGGTCTATCTGCGCGACATCTGGCCGAGCAACAAGGAAATCGGCGACACCATCGCCGCCACCGTCGGCCCGCAGATGTTCAAGCAGAACTACGCCGACGTGTTCAAGGGCGACACGCGCTGGAACACCATCGCCTCGCCCGACGGCGCGCTGTACGAGTGGGACGCCGCCTCGACCTACATCAAGAACCCGCCCTACTTCGACGGCATGACCATGCAGGTGGGCCATGTGGACGACGTGCACGGTGCGCGCATCATGGGCCTGTTCGGCGACTCGATCACCACCGACCACATCTCGCCTGCCGGCAACATCAAAAAGGACTCGCCGGCAGGCCGTTTCTTGCAGGAACGCGGCGTGCAACCGGCCGACTTCAACAGCTACGGCAGCCGCCGCGGCAACGACGATGTGATGGTACGCGGCACGTTCGCCAACATCCGCATCAAGAACCTGATGTTCGGCGGCGAAGAAGGCGGCAACACGCTGTACTACCCGGCCGACGGCGGCCAGCCGGAAAAGCTGGCGATCTACGATGCCGCCATGAAGTACAAGTCCGACGGCGTGCCGCTGGTGGTGCTGGCGGGCAAGGAATACGGCACCGGCTCCTCGCGCGACTGGGCGGCCAAGGGCACCAACCTGCTCGGCGTCAAGGCCGTGATCGCCGAGAGCTTCGAGCGCATCCACCGTTCCAACCTGGTCGGCATGGGCGTACTGCCGCTGCAGTTCCTGAACAACGAGAACGCGCAAAGCCTTGGCCTGGATGGCTCGGAAGTGCTGGACATCACCGGCCTGCAGGACGGCGCCAGCCGCCGTGCCACGGTGGATGCCAAAAAGTCCGATGGCAGCGTCAAACAGTTCCAGGTCAAGGTGCTGCTGCTGACGCCGAAGGAAGTGGAGTACTTCAAGCACGGTGGTCTGCTGCAGTACGTGCTGCGTCAACTGGCTGCGCGCAAGCCAGCCTGACCACAGCGCGCATTGCGCTCCACCCATGCAACGCACTCCCGCCGCGTGGCGGGAGTGGCGTTTCCGGTCTCGTGAAAAGGGCGATCACGCCGCGGTGAGCAAAGAGCGCGTGCATCCGGACATCAAACCGAATGACTTGGCCTCCCCGCCGTTGGTGTTGTCTTACGCCAACCGGTGATGACTTGGTAGGTCCGCGCCTGATCGGGCACACAGCGGCCGCTACCGCGGGTCAACAGCGCCGTAAAGCGCACCGTGGCAGTGTCGCCGCGTAGCGCTACCTCGACCGGCCCCAGGGTCACGCCGATCTGTTGCTTGCCCAGCATCTGCACCTGCATCAAGCGCCGCAACACTGGAGCGTCCAGCCCGTTTTCGCCGATAACGTCCTCGGCTATCGGTGCCATCGCCAAGCTCAGCTGCCTGGATGGCTTGATGCATCTGCTCCAGCGTTACGCGCAGACGTTATTCCGGCGCGGCACGCGTGCACCCGAGCAATGCCGGCATGCAAAACCCTACCCACACCACAGGCGACCACGCTTGAATGCTGATCTGCATCACGCTTCGCGTTTTCCATCCATGACGGTATGCTGCCAGTTGTCGTAATGCCGTAAAACACACTGCGGCGCGTCGAGAACACCCTGGAGGGGGGCAGATGAATCAGGCACGTCCTTGGTTGCAAAGTTATCCAGCCGGCGTTGCCGCCGACATCGATCTTGAGCAATTCCGCACGGTGGCCGAGGTGTTCGCCACGTCGGTAAAACGCTTTGCCGACAGGCCTGCGTATCACAGCTTCGGCAAGACCATCACCTACCGCGAAGCGGATCAGCTGGTCGAGCAATTCGCTGCTTACCTGCTTGGCGAACTGCAGTTGAAGAAGGGCGACCGCGTCGCCTTGATGATGCCCAATTGCCTGCAGTATCCAATCGCAACCTTCGGCGTCCTGCGTGCCGGCCTGACCGTGGTCAACGTCAATCCGCTGTATACCCCGCGCGAACTCAAGCATCAGTTGATCGACTCCGGCGCAAGCGTGCTGGTGGTCATCGACAATTTCGGTACCAACGTGCAGCAGGTCATTGCCGACACGCCCGTCAAGCAAGTCATCACCACCGGTCTGGGCGACATGCTGGGCTTTCCGAAGGCGGCGGTGGTCAACTTCGTCGTCAATTACGTCAAGAAGTTGGTGCCGGACTACCGCATCAACGGTGCGATCCGCTTCCGCGAGGCGCTGGCGCAGGGCCGCAAGCACAGCATGCCGACGCTGCAGATCGAGCCCGACGACATCGCGTTCCTGCAGTACACCGGCGGCACCACCGGCGTGGCCAAGGGCGCGATGCTGACTCACCGCAATCTGGTCGCCAATATGCAGCAGGCGCACCAGTGGGTCGGTGGCACCGGCCAGCTGTTGGAAGGCCAGGAAGTGGTCATCACTGCGCTGCCGCTGTACCACATCTTCGCATTGACGGCCAATGGCCTGGTCTTCATGAAGGTTGGCGGCTGCAATCACCTGATCAGCAACCCGCGCGACATGCCCGGCTTCGTCAAGGAGCTGAAAAAGACCCGCTTCACCGCGTTCACTGGCGTCAACACGCTGTTCAACGGCCTGCTCAATACACCCGGTTTCGATCAGATCGATTTTTCCTCACTCAAGATGACCCTGGGCGGCGGCATGGCCGTGCAGCGCTCGGTCGCCGAACGCTGGAAGAAGGTCACCGGCCTGACCCTGGTCGAGGCGTACGGCCTGACCGAAACCTCACCGGCCGCCTGCATCAACCCGATGACCCTAAAGGACTACAACGGCTCGATCGGCCTGCCGATTCCGTCCACCGATGCCTGCATCAAGGACGACGCCGGCACGGCGTTGGCGATCGGCGAGATCGGCGAGTTGTGCATCAAGGGCCCGCAGGTGATGAAGGGCTATTGGAAGAAGGCCGACGAGACCGCCAAGGTGATGGATGCCGAAGGCTGGCTGCACACTGGCGACATCGCCCGCATGGACGAGCAAGGCTTCGTCTACATCGTCGATCGCAAAAAGGACATGATTCTGGTGTCC encodes:
- the acnA gene encoding aconitate hydratase AcnA yields the protein MSDSFSTRTSLEVHGKRYAYYSLPKLGERFDIGHLPYSMKILLENLLRHEDGGVTVGRDHIEAVARWDPKAEPDIEIAFMPARVVLQDFTGVPCVVDLAAMRDAVVTLGGNADQINPQIPSELVIDHSVQVDVFGKPDALDLNGKIEFQRNQERYGFLRWGQKAFENFKVVPPNTGIVHQVNLENLARVVMSADKDGTLLAYPDTVFGTDSHTTMINGIGVLGWGVGGIEAEAAMLGQPSSMLIPQVVGFKLSGKLPEGATATDLVLTVTQMLRKAGVVGKFVEFHGDGLQHLPLADRATIGNMAPEYGATCGIFPVDAESLTYLRLSGRSEEQIALVEAYAKAQGLWHDANTPPAQYSATLELDMAEVKPSLAGPKRPQDRVLLEDMQSNYRESLKPFADARSKKLTDLTQEDRLKNEGGGGTTVGAKASQAESASASGAGWQLRDGSVVIAAITSCTNTSNPAVMLGAGLLARHAAAKGLKAQPWVKTSLGPGSRVVTDYLSKAGVLADLEKLGFYVVGYGCTTCIGNSGPLPDDVSAAIAKDDLVVTSVLSGNRNFEGRVHPEVKMNYLASPPLVVAYAIAGTTDIDLTTEPLGTGSDGQPVYLRDIWPSNKEIGDTIAATVGPQMFKQNYADVFKGDTRWNTIASPDGALYEWDAASTYIKNPPYFDGMTMQVGHVDDVHGARIMGLFGDSITTDHISPAGNIKKDSPAGRFLQERGVQPADFNSYGSRRGNDDVMVRGTFANIRIKNLMFGGEEGGNTLYYPADGGQPEKLAIYDAAMKYKSDGVPLVVLAGKEYGTGSSRDWAAKGTNLLGVKAVIAESFERIHRSNLVGMGVLPLQFLNNENAQSLGLDGSEVLDITGLQDGASRRATVDAKKSDGSVKQFQVKVLLLTPKEVEYFKHGGLLQYVLRQLAARKPA
- a CDS encoding long-chain fatty acid--CoA ligase; its protein translation is MNQARPWLQSYPAGVAADIDLEQFRTVAEVFATSVKRFADRPAYHSFGKTITYREADQLVEQFAAYLLGELQLKKGDRVALMMPNCLQYPIATFGVLRAGLTVVNVNPLYTPRELKHQLIDSGASVLVVIDNFGTNVQQVIADTPVKQVITTGLGDMLGFPKAAVVNFVVNYVKKLVPDYRINGAIRFREALAQGRKHSMPTLQIEPDDIAFLQYTGGTTGVAKGAMLTHRNLVANMQQAHQWVGGTGQLLEGQEVVITALPLYHIFALTANGLVFMKVGGCNHLISNPRDMPGFVKELKKTRFTAFTGVNTLFNGLLNTPGFDQIDFSSLKMTLGGGMAVQRSVAERWKKVTGLTLVEAYGLTETSPAACINPMTLKDYNGSIGLPIPSTDACIKDDAGTALAIGEIGELCIKGPQVMKGYWKKADETAKVMDAEGWLHTGDIARMDEQGFVYIVDRKKDMILVSGFNVYPNEIEDVIATMPGVLEVAAVGMPDEKSGEIVKAVIVKKDPALTADDVKAHCRANLTGYKQPRVIEFRKELPKTNVGKILRRELRDAPKT